One part of the Solanum dulcamara chromosome 3, daSolDulc1.2, whole genome shotgun sequence genome encodes these proteins:
- the LOC129882922 gene encoding translocator protein homolog — MASQDQLKHRINTKSQQNEPLQTEQYTKSDQDDDSKTNKNIDKSKRKQIAKRGLKSLTIALTIPLLLTLVDISLFGSSYQYVSMEKSFWFPRLWALHLACLGSSFLMGLSAWLVWAEGGFHRKPMAMLLYLSQLGLSLAWDPVVFKAGATRIGLVLCVALFGVLIACVRSFKNVNPVAGDLVKPCLGLAVLLSLANLKLIYH; from the coding sequence ATGGCTTCTCAAGATCAGCTAAAACACAGAATTAATACCAAATCACAACAAAACGAACCTCTACAAACTGAACAATACACCAAATCTGATCAAGATGACGATTCGAAAACGAACAAAAACATcgataaatcaaaaagaaaacagaTAGCCAAACGAGGACTCAAATCATTAACAATCGCTTTAACGATCCCACTGTTATTAACCCTTGTAGACATTTCTCTTTTCGGATCAAGTTACCAGTACGTTTCAATGGAGAAGTCTTTTTGGTTCCCACGTTTATGGGCTTTGCACTTAGCCTGTTTGGGTTCTTCTTTTCTTATGGGTCTTTCTGCTTGGCTTGTTTGGGCTGAAGGTGGGTTTCATCGTAAACCTATGGCTATGCTTTTGTATTTAAGTCAATTGGGGTTGAGTTTGGCTTGGGATCCAGTTGTGTTTAAAGCAGGAGCTACTAGGATTGGGTTGGTGTTATGTGTGGCTTTGTTTGGAGTGTTGATTGCTTGTGTTAGGTCTTTTAAAAATGTGAATCCTGTTGCTGGGGATTTGGTTAAACCTTGTCTTGGATTGGCTGTGCTTTTGAGTTTAGCAAATCTTAAGCTTATATACCACTAG